A section of the Streptomyces sp. SLBN-118 genome encodes:
- the gltB gene encoding glutamate synthase large subunit, with protein MRSDAWSPMDGRPAPQGMYDPRNEHDACGVGFVATLTGVASHELVEQALTVLRNLEHRGATGSEPDSGDGAGILLQVPDAFLREAAGFELPEAGSYAVGIAFLPAENSEDAVSRIETIAAEEDLNVLGWREVPVTPDLLGSGARATMPAFRQLFVADGVGSKGIELDRKAFVLRKRAEREAGVYFPSLSARTIVYKGMLTTGQLEPFFPDLSDRRCATAVALVHSRFSTNTFPSWPLAHPYRFVAHNGEINTVKGNRNWMRARESQLVSDLFGSQKLERIFPVCTPDASDSASFDEVLELLHLGGRSLPHSVLMMVPEAWENHDSMDPARRAFYQYHSTMMEPWDGPACVTFTDGIQVGAVLDRNGLRPGRYWVTDDGLVVLSSEVGVLDIDPAKVVRKGRLQPGKMFLVDTAEHRIIEDDEIKSSLAAEKPYREWLEAGEIELEDLPEREHIVHTHASVTRRQQTFGYTEEELRVILAPMARTGGEPLGSMGTDSPIAALSERPRLLFDYFTQLFAQVTNPPLDAIREELVTSLHSSLGPQGNLLEPTAASCRSVTLPFPVIDNDELAKLIHINADGDMPGMTAATLSGLYRVSGGGDALAARIEAICAEADAAIEDGARLIVLSDRHSDAEHAPIPSLLLTSAVHHHLIRTKQRTQVGLLVEAGDVREVHHVALLIGYGAAAVNPYLAMESVEDLVRAGTFIEGLEPEQAIRNLIYALGKGVLKVMSKMGISTVASYRGAQVFEAVGLDEAFVEKYFNGTATKIGGAGLEVVAKEVAARHAKAYPASGIAASHRALEIGGEYQWRREGEPHLFDPETVFRLQHATRTKRYDIFKKYTDRVNEQSERLMTLRGLFGFKSEARQPIPVDEVEPVSEIVRRFSTGAMSYGSISREAHETLAIAMNQLGGKSNTGEGGEDADRLYDPERRSSIKQVASGRFGVTSEYLVNADDIQIKMAQGAKPGEGGQLPGHKVYPWVAKTRHSTPGVGLISPPPHHDIYSIEDLAQLIHDLKNANPLARIHVKLVSEVGVGTVAAGVSKAHADVVLISGHDGGTGASPLTSLKHAGGPWELGLAETQQTLLLNGLRDRIVVQTDGQLKTGRDVVIAALLGAEEFGFATAPLVVSGCVMMRVCHLDTCPVGIATQNPVLRDRFSGKAEYVVNFFEFIAQEVRELLAELGFRTIEEAVGHAELLDTDRAVDHWKAQGLDLEPLFYVPELPDGAVRHQLIEQDHGLEKALDNELIELAAEALNAPGAEAAQPVRAQISIRNINRTVGTMLGYEVTRKFGGAGLPDDTIDITFTGSAGQSFGAFLPRGVTLRLEGDANDYVGKGLSGGRVVVRPDRGADHLAEYSTIAGNTIAYGATGGELFLRGRTGERFCVRNSGATVVSEGVGDHGCEYMTGGHAVVLGETGRNFAAGMSGGVAYVIDLDRDSVNSGNLSAIEPLTDSDKQWLHDVVRRHEEETGSTVASKLLAEWSVAVDRFSKIIPTTYKAVLAAKDAAELAGLSEQETTEKMMEAATNG; from the coding sequence ATGCGTTCCGACGCCTGGTCGCCCATGGACGGTCGCCCCGCCCCTCAGGGGATGTACGACCCCCGTAACGAACACGACGCATGCGGCGTCGGGTTCGTGGCCACCCTCACCGGTGTTGCCAGCCATGAGCTGGTCGAACAGGCGCTGACCGTCCTGCGGAATCTTGAGCACCGCGGCGCCACCGGCTCGGAGCCGGACTCCGGCGACGGTGCGGGAATCCTGCTCCAGGTCCCGGACGCCTTCCTCCGCGAGGCGGCCGGCTTCGAGCTCCCCGAGGCCGGCTCCTACGCCGTCGGTATCGCCTTCCTCCCCGCCGAGAACAGCGAGGACGCTGTCTCACGCATTGAGACGATCGCCGCCGAAGAGGACCTGAACGTCCTCGGCTGGCGCGAGGTCCCCGTCACCCCTGACCTCCTCGGCAGCGGCGCCCGTGCCACCATGCCCGCCTTCCGTCAGCTCTTCGTGGCCGACGGGGTCGGCAGCAAGGGCATCGAGCTCGACCGCAAGGCCTTCGTGCTCCGCAAGCGCGCCGAGCGCGAGGCCGGGGTCTACTTCCCCTCGCTCTCCGCCCGGACGATCGTCTACAAGGGAATGCTCACGACGGGGCAGCTGGAGCCCTTCTTCCCGGACCTCTCCGACCGGCGCTGCGCCACGGCCGTCGCACTTGTCCACTCGCGGTTCTCGACGAACACCTTCCCGAGCTGGCCGCTGGCCCACCCGTACCGCTTCGTCGCGCACAACGGCGAGATCAACACGGTCAAGGGCAACCGCAACTGGATGCGCGCCCGTGAGTCGCAGCTCGTCTCGGACCTCTTCGGTTCGCAGAAGCTGGAGCGGATCTTCCCGGTCTGCACGCCGGACGCCTCCGACTCCGCGTCCTTCGACGAGGTGCTCGAGCTCCTTCACCTCGGTGGCCGTTCGCTGCCCCACTCCGTGCTGATGATGGTCCCCGAGGCGTGGGAGAACCACGACTCCATGGACCCGGCCCGTCGCGCCTTCTACCAGTACCACTCCACGATGATGGAGCCCTGGGACGGCCCGGCCTGTGTCACGTTCACCGACGGCATCCAGGTCGGCGCGGTCCTGGACCGCAACGGACTTCGTCCCGGCCGCTACTGGGTCACCGACGACGGGCTCGTGGTCCTCTCCTCCGAGGTCGGCGTCCTGGACATCGACCCCGCCAAGGTCGTCCGCAAGGGCCGCCTCCAGCCCGGCAAGATGTTCCTCGTCGACACCGCCGAGCACCGCATCATCGAGGACGACGAGATCAAGTCCTCGCTCGCCGCCGAGAAGCCGTACCGCGAGTGGCTGGAGGCCGGTGAGATCGAGCTCGAGGACCTGCCCGAGCGCGAGCACATCGTCCACACCCACGCATCGGTCACCCGCCGCCAGCAGACCTTCGGTTACACCGAGGAGGAGCTGCGGGTCATCCTCGCGCCGATGGCCAGGACCGGCGGCGAGCCGCTCGGCTCCATGGGCACGGACTCTCCGATCGCGGCCCTGTCCGAGCGCCCTCGACTGCTCTTCGACTACTTCACCCAGCTGTTCGCGCAGGTCACCAACCCGCCGCTGGACGCCATCCGCGAGGAGCTCGTCACCTCGCTGCACTCCTCGCTGGGCCCGCAGGGCAATCTGCTGGAGCCGACCGCGGCCTCCTGCCGCAGTGTCACCCTGCCCTTCCCGGTGATCGACAACGACGAGCTGGCCAAGCTCATCCACATCAACGCCGACGGCGACATGCCCGGCATGACCGCCGCGACGCTGTCCGGCCTCTACCGCGTGAGCGGCGGCGGCGACGCCCTCGCGGCCCGTATCGAGGCGATCTGCGCCGAGGCCGACGCGGCCATCGAGGACGGCGCCCGCCTGATCGTCCTGTCCGACCGGCACTCCGACGCCGAGCACGCGCCGATCCCTTCGCTGCTGCTCACCTCGGCCGTGCACCATCACCTCATCCGCACCAAGCAGCGCACCCAGGTGGGGCTGCTGGTCGAGGCCGGTGACGTCCGTGAGGTGCACCATGTCGCGCTCCTCATCGGATACGGCGCTGCCGCCGTCAACCCGTACCTCGCGATGGAGTCGGTCGAGGACCTGGTCCGCGCCGGTACCTTCATCGAGGGCCTGGAGCCCGAGCAGGCCATCCGCAACCTGATCTACGCGCTGGGCAAGGGCGTCCTGAAGGTCATGTCCAAGATGGGCATCTCCACGGTCGCCTCCTACCGCGGCGCGCAGGTCTTCGAGGCCGTCGGCCTGGACGAGGCATTCGTCGAGAAGTACTTCAACGGCACCGCCACGAAGATCGGCGGCGCCGGTCTCGAGGTCGTCGCCAAGGAGGTCGCGGCCCGGCACGCCAAGGCCTACCCGGCCTCCGGTATCGCCGCGTCCCACCGCGCGCTGGAGATCGGCGGTGAGTACCAGTGGCGCCGTGAGGGCGAGCCGCACCTGTTCGACCCGGAGACGGTCTTCCGGCTTCAGCACGCCACGCGCACCAAGCGGTACGACATCTTCAAGAAGTACACGGACCGCGTGAACGAGCAGTCCGAGCGGCTGATGACGCTGCGCGGCCTCTTCGGCTTCAAGTCCGAGGCCCGGCAGCCGATCCCGGTCGACGAGGTCGAGCCGGTCAGCGAGATCGTCAGGCGCTTCTCCACCGGCGCGATGAGTTACGGATCGATCTCTCGCGAGGCGCACGAGACCCTCGCCATCGCCATGAACCAGCTGGGCGGCAAGTCCAACACCGGTGAGGGCGGCGAGGACGCGGACCGTCTGTACGACCCGGAGCGCCGCTCCTCCATCAAGCAGGTCGCCTCCGGCCGCTTCGGTGTGACCTCCGAGTACCTGGTCAACGCGGACGACATCCAGATCAAGATGGCGCAGGGCGCCAAGCCCGGCGAGGGCGGCCAGCTGCCCGGCCACAAGGTCTACCCGTGGGTCGCCAAGACCCGGCACTCCACCCCGGGCGTCGGTCTGATCTCGCCGCCGCCGCACCACGACATCTACTCCATCGAGGACCTGGCTCAGCTGATCCACGACCTCAAGAACGCCAACCCGCTCGCGCGTATCCACGTGAAGCTGGTGTCGGAGGTCGGTGTCGGCACGGTCGCCGCGGGTGTCTCGAAGGCGCACGCGGACGTCGTCCTCATCTCCGGCCACGACGGCGGTACCGGCGCCTCGCCGCTGACCTCGCTGAAGCACGCGGGTGGTCCCTGGGAGCTCGGCCTCGCCGAGACCCAGCAGACGCTGCTGCTCAACGGCCTGCGCGACCGCATCGTCGTGCAGACCGACGGCCAGCTGAAGACGGGCCGCGACGTCGTCATCGCCGCGCTGCTCGGCGCCGAGGAGTTCGGTTTCGCGACCGCGCCGCTCGTCGTCTCCGGCTGCGTCATGATGCGCGTCTGCCATCTGGACACCTGCCCGGTCGGCATCGCCACCCAGAACCCGGTGCTGCGCGACCGCTTCTCCGGCAAGGCCGAGTACGTCGTCAACTTCTTCGAGTTCATCGCCCAGGAGGTCCGCGAGCTCCTCGCCGAGCTGGGCTTCCGTACGATCGAGGAGGCCGTCGGCCACGCCGAGCTGCTCGACACGGACCGGGCCGTGGACCACTGGAAGGCGCAGGGACTCGACCTCGAGCCCCTCTTCTACGTCCCCGAACTGCCGGACGGCGCAGTGCGCCACCAGCTGATCGAGCAGGACCACGGTCTGGAGAAGGCCCTCGACAACGAGCTGATCGAGCTCGCCGCCGAGGCGCTGAACGCGCCCGGCGCCGAGGCCGCCCAGCCGGTCCGTGCTCAGATCTCCATCCGCAACATCAACCGGACCGTCGGCACCATGCTCGGCTACGAAGTGACGCGGAAGTTCGGCGGTGCGGGCCTGCCCGACGACACCATCGACATCACCTTCACCGGCTCGGCCGGGCAGTCCTTCGGAGCGTTCCTCCCGCGCGGTGTGACACTGCGGCTGGAGGGCGACGCCAACGACTACGTCGGCAAGGGCCTCTCCGGCGGCCGCGTCGTCGTCCGCCCGGACCGGGGGGCCGACCACCTCGCCGAGTACTCCACGATCGCGGGCAACACCATCGCCTACGGCGCGACCGGCGGCGAGCTGTTCCTGCGCGGCCGCACCGGCGAGCGCTTCTGCGTCCGCAACTCCGGCGCCACGGTCGTCTCGGAGGGCGTGGGCGACCACGGCTGCGAGTACATGACCGGCGGTCACGCGGTGGTCCTCGGCGAGACGGGACGCAACTTCGCGGCCGGCATGTCCGGCGGTGTCGCCTACGTCATCGACCTCGACCGCGACAGCGTCAACTCCGGGAACCTCTCGGCGATCGAGCCGCTCACCGACTCCGACAAGCAGTGGCTGCACGATGTCGTGCGCCGCCACGAGGAGGAGACCGGCTCGACGGTCGCGTCGAAGCTGCTGGCCGAGTGGTCCGTCGCGGTGGACCGCTTCAGCAAGATCATCCCGACCACGTACAAGGCAGTGCTCGCCGCCAAGGACGCCGCTGAGCTCGCCGGTCTCTCCGAGCAGGAGACCACCGAGAAGATGATGGAGGCGGCGACCAATGGCTGA
- a CDS encoding VIT1/CCC1 transporter family protein, giving the protein MSIIETEAALHVAHRDNHTHRDVNGGWLRPAVFGAMDGLVSNLALMTGVAGGAVSQQTIVITGLAGLAAGAFSMAAGEYTSVASQRELVEAELDVERRELQGHPVDEMEELAALYVARGVEPALAREVAMQLSRDPEQALEIHAREELGIDPDDLPSPTVAAVSSFGSFALGALLPVLPYLLGASALWPAVLLALVGLFACGALVARVTARSWWYSGVRQLVLGGAAAALTYGLGTLFGAAV; this is encoded by the coding sequence GTGTCCATCATCGAAACCGAAGCCGCGCTTCACGTGGCGCACCGGGACAACCACACCCACCGTGATGTCAACGGCGGCTGGCTGCGGCCCGCGGTCTTCGGTGCGATGGACGGACTCGTGTCCAACCTCGCCCTCATGACCGGTGTGGCCGGCGGCGCCGTGTCCCAGCAGACCATCGTCATCACCGGTCTCGCCGGTCTCGCGGCGGGCGCGTTCTCCATGGCCGCGGGCGAGTACACGTCCGTTGCCTCGCAGCGCGAGCTGGTGGAGGCCGAACTCGACGTCGAGCGGCGGGAGTTGCAGGGGCACCCCGTCGACGAGATGGAGGAGCTGGCCGCCCTCTACGTCGCCCGTGGCGTCGAGCCCGCGCTCGCCCGCGAGGTGGCGATGCAGCTCTCCAGGGATCCGGAGCAGGCGCTGGAGATCCACGCCCGCGAGGAGCTCGGCATCGACCCGGACGACCTCCCGTCGCCGACCGTTGCCGCCGTCTCGTCGTTCGGTTCGTTCGCACTGGGCGCGCTGCTGCCCGTACTGCCCTACCTGCTCGGCGCGAGTGCTCTGTGGCCCGCGGTGCTGCTCGCCCTCGTCGGGCTCTTCGCCTGCGGCGCCCTTGTCGCCCGGGTCACCGCGCGCAGCTGGTGGTACAGCGGAGTGCGCCAGCTGGTCCTGGGCGGCGCGGCCGCTGCCCTCACCTACGGACTCGGCACGCTCTTCGGTGCGGCAGTCTGA
- a CDS encoding ADP-ribosylglycohydrolase family protein — protein MELIACNPVDPAENASLLRDRACGALLGLAVGDALGAPAENMRPSEIRLRWGRIEGFVSDDPAGTDDTEYAIFSGLLLARHGSALTVAHVENAWHHWIADLDEGPFRGAGFSERGTLENLRRGLAAPISAQHRHAWSDGLAMRAAPFGVFAAGHPAEAARLVAIDGSVSHDGEGIYGGQAVAAGVAAAMAGGGPASVIGAALSVVPMDSWTARSLRRAVVAAQRTHADTLAMERSVRSAVVIGGYPWTDLAPEAVGLAFGAFAAARGDFRTSVLTAVNMGRDADTTAAVAGALAGALSGASAIPTTWSSAIGPVRGSCLPSMRGYHVLDIAELLTPDDDAQVTR, from the coding sequence ATGGAGTTGATTGCATGCAATCCCGTTGATCCGGCCGAGAACGCCTCGCTTCTGCGCGATCGGGCCTGTGGCGCACTGCTCGGCCTCGCGGTGGGCGACGCACTCGGGGCTCCTGCCGAGAACATGCGGCCGTCCGAGATCCGCCTCAGATGGGGTCGTATCGAGGGCTTCGTGAGCGACGACCCGGCGGGCACGGACGACACGGAGTACGCGATCTTCTCGGGCCTGCTGCTGGCGCGGCACGGCTCGGCTCTGACCGTCGCGCATGTCGAGAACGCGTGGCACCACTGGATCGCGGACCTGGACGAAGGCCCGTTCCGGGGTGCGGGTTTCAGTGAACGCGGCACTCTGGAGAATCTCAGGCGCGGGCTCGCCGCCCCCATCTCGGCCCAGCACCGCCACGCATGGAGCGACGGCCTGGCGATGCGGGCGGCGCCGTTCGGGGTCTTCGCGGCGGGCCACCCGGCGGAGGCGGCGCGACTGGTCGCGATCGACGGCAGCGTCAGCCACGACGGCGAGGGCATCTACGGCGGCCAGGCGGTGGCGGCGGGTGTGGCGGCCGCGATGGCGGGCGGCGGCCCGGCCTCGGTGATCGGCGCCGCACTGTCCGTCGTTCCCATGGACTCCTGGACGGCCCGCTCCCTGCGCCGCGCTGTGGTGGCGGCCCAGCGCACCCACGCGGACACCCTGGCGATGGAACGCTCCGTCCGTTCGGCGGTGGTGATCGGCGGCTACCCGTGGACGGACCTGGCCCCGGAGGCGGTGGGCCTGGCCTTCGGCGCGTTCGCGGCGGCGCGCGGCGACTTCCGTACGTCGGTCCTGACGGCGGTCAACATGGGCCGCGACGCGGACACGACGGCAGCGGTGGCAGGCGCCCTCGCAGGCGCCCTGTCGGGAGCGTCGGCGATCCCCACGACGTGGTCCTCGGCGATCGGCCCGGTCCGCGGCAGCTGCCTCCCGTCGATGAGGGGCTACCACGTCCTGGACATCGCGGAGCTGCTGACCCCGGACGACGACGCCCAGGTGACGCGATGA
- a CDS encoding ADP-ribosylglycohydrolase family protein, whose amino-acid sequence MRDTAAGTGRSGGTTATAGPRGGTEAADGSRGAPVVTAGRTPAPEALRPGAAPAEPAGTAARTSGAPSSAQGHPSAPPAAALAGAHGSCGTAGARRGTVGLPTRAAQRKRPARPIEGLLIGLAAGDAAGWPAARHRAARMPEWTRRLTRELDTFAEQNATTTLPVPIALNQPPEPLRLGPSDDAEWAAFAAETVLTAAGDLFAGLGPGRRMRAAVDLAWNSLASEVAAAADRAPEVESAVLPLRARISVRAGLGNLATGLRPPATGHDNPHYFDDAACVRGAVLAVVHPGDPAAAAELAEFDARYSQDGDGVHGSRAMAAAVAAALGGAGVDAAVDAALAELPDATEIGRNAHHAVKLARDSAGAFELVPLLEHQIVDHVYSYGIAAAETVPVALALALAARGRVAEAVPAAACLSRVADSAPALVGALTGALGGGDSVPVTWRDACRTLAGCALPRLAGTDLVELAGLLAHTELTAPGGQFRHDDDTRDADTR is encoded by the coding sequence CTGCGCGACACGGCGGCCGGGACGGGCCGCTCCGGCGGTACGACGGCCACAGCGGGGCCGCGTGGCGGGACCGAAGCCGCGGACGGTTCGCGCGGAGCGCCGGTCGTCACCGCGGGCCGCACACCTGCCCCGGAAGCACTCCGCCCGGGCGCGGCCCCGGCGGAGCCCGCGGGCACCGCAGCCCGCACGTCCGGAGCACCGAGCAGCGCGCAGGGCCACCCGTCGGCGCCCCCGGCGGCGGCCCTCGCAGGTGCGCACGGCTCATGCGGAACCGCGGGCGCTCGCCGGGGGACCGTGGGCCTGCCCACCCGCGCGGCCCAGCGAAAGCGCCCGGCCCGGCCCATCGAAGGGCTGCTCATCGGGCTCGCCGCCGGGGACGCCGCCGGGTGGCCCGCCGCGCGGCATCGGGCCGCGCGGATGCCCGAGTGGACCCGGCGGCTCACCCGTGAGCTCGACACCTTCGCCGAGCAGAACGCCACCACCACCCTCCCCGTCCCCATCGCCCTGAACCAGCCACCCGAACCCCTCCGTCTCGGCCCCTCCGACGACGCCGAATGGGCCGCCTTCGCCGCCGAGACGGTACTCACCGCCGCCGGGGATCTCTTCGCCGGGCTCGGCCCCGGCCGGCGTATGCGGGCCGCGGTCGATCTCGCCTGGAACTCGCTCGCCAGCGAGGTCGCCGCGGCCGCCGACCGCGCTCCCGAGGTCGAGTCCGCCGTGCTCCCCCTCCGCGCCCGTATCTCCGTACGCGCCGGTCTCGGCAATCTCGCCACCGGACTGCGCCCGCCCGCCACCGGCCACGACAACCCGCACTATTTCGACGACGCCGCCTGCGTACGCGGCGCGGTTCTCGCCGTCGTCCACCCCGGCGACCCGGCCGCCGCCGCCGAACTCGCCGAGTTCGACGCCCGCTACAGCCAGGACGGCGACGGAGTTCACGGCTCCCGGGCCATGGCCGCGGCGGTCGCCGCCGCGCTTGGCGGGGCGGGTGTCGACGCCGCCGTCGACGCCGCACTCGCCGAGCTCCCCGACGCCACCGAGATCGGCCGCAACGCCCACCACGCCGTCAAGCTCGCCCGCGACTCTGCGGGCGCCTTCGAACTCGTGCCCCTGCTGGAGCACCAGATCGTCGACCACGTCTACAGCTATGGCATCGCCGCCGCCGAGACCGTCCCCGTCGCCCTCGCTCTCGCCCTCGCCGCCCGCGGCCGGGTCGCCGAGGCCGTGCCGGCCGCCGCCTGTCTGTCGCGTGTCGCCGACTCCGCCCCGGCCCTCGTCGGCGCGCTGACCGGCGCACTCGGCGGCGGTGACTCCGTCCCCGTCACCTGGCGCGACGCCTGCCGCACGCTCGCCGGCTGCGCGCTGCCCCGCCTCGCCGGAACGGATCTCGTCGAACTCGCCGGGCTGCTCGCACACACGGAACTGACCGCCCCGGGTGGACAATTCCGACATGACGACGACACTCGCGACGCTGACACTCGATGA